The DNA segment TGCTGATGCAGCGCTTCCGCACGGCCGAGTCCGCGGTGCTGCCGTGGATCGTGCTGAGCCAGACGGTGCCGCTGATCGCGATCGCACCGCTGGTGCGCCGCTGGGGCTCGCAGCTCGAGCTCGGCGCCTTCACCTGGGAGAACTGGATGTCGGTGGCGCTGATCGCCTCCTACCTCGCCTTCTTCCCGGTCTCGATCGGCGCGCTGCGCGGACTGAACGCGCCGTCGGCGCACCAGGTCGAGCTGATGCGCGTCTACGGCGTCGGCTGGTGGAAGACGCTGCTGCGGCTGCGCCTCCCCGCGAGCGTGCCGTTCCTCCTCCCGGCGCTGCGGCTCGGTGCCGTCAGCGCCGTGATCGGCACCGTCGTCGCCGAGGTCTCGATCGGCCTGCGCGGTGGCATCGGCCGGATGATCATCGAGTTCGCCTCCTCCGCCGGGGGAGACCCCGCCAAGCCCTGGGCGCCGATCCTGGGCGCGGTTCTGGTGGGCCTCGCGGCCGCCGGTGCCGTCGGCCTGATCGGCACCGCCCTCCGTCCGTTCCGCAGAGGGGAGCAGCCCGCATGAGCGCTGCCGAACCGGCCGTCGTCGTCGACTCCGTCACGAAGACGTTCACCACGAAGAAGAGCACGAGCGTCACCGCGCTCGACACCGTCTCGCTCGAGATCGCCGCGGGGGAGTTCGTGTCGCTGATCGGGCCCTCCGGCTGCGGCAAGTCGACGCTGCTGCGGCTGATCGCCGACCTCGACGAGCCGACCTCGGGCACGATCTCGGTGTTCGGCAAGACGGCGCGGCAGGCGCGGCTCGACCAGGAGTACGGGATCGCGTTCCAGCAGGCGGGGCTGCTGCCCTGGCGGAGCATCCGCGCGAACATCGCGCTGCCGCTCGAGCTGCACGGCGTCGGCGCCACGGCCCGCCGGTCGCGGGTCGACGAGCTGCTGGCGCTCGTGGGACTCGGCGACTTCGCCGACTCCTATCCCGACCAGCTCTCCGGCGGGATGCAGCAGCGGGTGGCAATCGCGCGCGCCCTCGCGGAGAGCCCGCGGCTGCTGCTGATGGACGAGCCCTTCGGCGCGCTGGACGAGATGACGCGCGAGCGGATGCAGACCGAGCTGCTGCGCATCCGGAGCGAGACGGGGGCCGCCGTGGTCTTCGTGACGCACTCGATCCCGGAGGCGGTGTTCCTCTCGGATCGCGTCGTCGTGATGTCGCCGCGGCCCGGACGGATCCGGGACGTGCTGCGGATCGCGCTGCCCGACTCCTCCGAGCGCGAGGCGGGGGTGCGCGAGGACGCGGCGTTCTTCTCGGACGTCGGGGCCGTGCGCGAGCTGCTGCACGGCGACGCCGCCGCGGTGCCGCGCGGGGTGGAGAACCGGTGAGCAGCCCCGCGCTCGCCCGGGCGGTCGTCGCGCCGCTCGTGCTCGGCGTCGCGGCGCTGCTGCTCTGGCAGGTCGGCGTCACGGCGCTCGACGTGCAGCCGTTCGTGCTGCCGTCGCCGCTCGCGATCGGGGCGGAGTTCGCGCAGAACGCGGGCTCGGTCCTGGCCGGGAGCCGGGTGACCGGCGGCAACGCGCTGATCGGGCTCGTCGCCGGGGCGGTGCTCGCGGTGCTCGTCGCCGGGGTGTCCGCGCTGGTGCGGGTCTTCGACGGGCTGGTGGCGGCGATCGTCGCCGCCGCGGCCGTCGTGCCGATCGTGGCGCTCGCTCCCGTGCTCTACACGATGTTCGGCGCCAACGTCGAGACGGCCCGGCAGCTCGTGGCGGCGCTCGCGGTCTTCGTGCCGGTGTACGTCAACACCCTGCGCGGGCTCCGGCAGGCCGCTCCCGTGCACCGCGATCTGATGCGCGCGTACGCCGCCTCGCCGTGGCAGACAGCGCGGACGATCACGCTGCCCGGGGCGGTGCCGTTCTTCTTCACGGGGCTGCGGATCGCCTCCTCGCTCGCCGTGATCTCGGCGCTGGTCGCCGAGTACTTCGGCGGGCCGATCGGGGGCCTGGGCAAGTCGATCACCTCGGCGGCGTCCGGCAGTGACTACGCGCTCGCCTACGCCTACGTGCTCGGGGCCGTGCTCGTGGGCCTCGTGTTCTACTGCGTCACCGCGGGCCTCGAGGCGCTCGCGCTGCGGCGCAGCCACGCGCGCTGAGGCGCGTCCCTCCACTCCCGCCGGCTCCCGCCGGACGGGCACTTCGGCACCACCCGAACGCACCACCCGCACACTGCACGCGCACCATCCGCACCACGGCACTCGCTCCATCCGCTCCACCGCTCCATCCGCTCCACGGCTCCATCCGCACCACGGCACTGACGGCCCGCCCGGGCCGCATCCCGCACCGCACCGCACCAGGAGGAACAGTGAACAGACGCACGCGCATCGCGATGACGACCACGGCGGGACTCGCCGCCGTCGGCCTCGCGCTCACCGGCTGCAGCGCAACCAGTGACACCGGCTCCGGAGCCTCGGGGGACTCGGGCGATCTCACGCCCGTGACCCTGCAGCTCCAGTGGGTCGCCCAGGCCCAGTTCGCCGGCTACTACGCCGCCGTCGACCAGGGCTACTACGAGGACGAGGGCCTCGACGTCACCATCGCCGAGGGCGGCGGCGACATCGTCCCGCAGGACGTCCTCGCCTCCGGAGACGCCGACTACGCGATCTCCTGGGTTCCGAAGGTGCTCGGCTCGATCGAGAACGGCGCGAACATCACCGATGTCGCGCAGATCTTCGAGCGCAGCGCCACCACGCAGATCTCCTTCAAGGACAAGGGCATCACCTCGCCCGCCGACCTCGCGGGCAAGCAGGTCGGCAGCTGGGGCTACGGCAACGAGTGGGAGCTCTTCGCCGGCATGCAGAAGGACGGGGTCGCGCTCGACGACATCTCGCTCGTGCAGCAGCAGTTCGACATGAACGGCTTCCTCGCGGGCGACATCGACGCGGCGCAGGCGATGACCTACAACGAGTACGCGCAGGTCCTCGAGTCGACGAATCCGGCCACGGGCGAGCTGTACACGCCCGACGACCTCAACGTGATCAGCTGGAACGACGTCGGCACGGCGATGCTGCAGGACGCGATCTGGGCCGACGCGGACAAGCTCTCGAGCGACGACGCCTACGCCGAGCAGACCGTCGCCTTCATCAAGGCGTCGATCAAGGGCTGGATCTACGCGAAGGACAACCCGCAGGAGGCGGCGGACATCGTCACCGCGGCCGGCTCCACGCTCGGCACGAGCCACCAGCTCTGGATGACCAACGAGGTGAACAAGCTGATCTGGCCCTCGACCAACGGCGTCGGCATGATCGATCAGGCGGCCTGGGACCAGACGGTCGACATCGCCAAGACGACGGAGAACGAGACCGGCGCGACCATCATCAGCGACGACCCGCCGGAGACGGCCTACTCGAACGAGTACGTCGAGAAGGCGCTCGCCGAGCTCGCGGACGAGGGCGTCGACACCAGCGGCGCCGACTACGAGCCGATCGAGGTGACCCTGGAGGAGGGCGGCGCCTGACGCGCCCCCTTCCACTGACCACCCTCTCCATTCCGGAGAAGTTGCGGTAGTCGATCCCGGCTACCGCAACTTTTGCGTGTTGACTCTCTGCTTCGCCGCGGCGGCGGAAGCGGGACTCTGCGACTCCGCGGCAGTTGCGGTAGTCGATCGCGACTACCGCAACTTTTGAGGAGTGGGGGTGCGGGGCGTCGGCGGGATCCGCCGGACCTCCGCCCGGGCGTGGCGCGGGGGACTAGGCTCGATCCTCGTGACTACTTTCAAGAAGACGCCGTTCACCGTGAACGTGCGCGACATCGTGAACCGCCCGGGGGAGATGCGCGAGCACCGTCTCGACCTCGAGGCGCCCGAGGCCTTCGGCGAGGGCATCGTCGCCGTCCGCCAGGGCGCGCCGCTCGATCTCGACGTCCGGATCGAGTCGGTGCACGAGGGCATTCTGGCCAGCGTCCAGGTGTCCGCGGAGGCCGTCGGCGAGTGCAGCCGCTGCCTCACTGACATCTCCCTGCCTGTCGATGTCGAGTTCCAGGAACTTTTCGCGTACTCTTCTGACGAAGCTTTCGACTATGAGGTTCACGACGACCACGTGGATCTTGAACCTCTGGTCAGGGATGCGGTGGTGCTGTCGCTGCCGTTCCAGCCGGTCTGCCGGCCGGATTGTCCGGGCCTCGACCCTGTCACGGGGGAGCGGCTGGCCGAGTCCTCCGTGTCCGAGCCCGAGGCTCCGCGCGACTCCAGGTGGGCCGCGCTCGCCGGGTTGGGCGAGTCGGGGACCGGTGGGGCCGCAGCGCCCGGAGCTTCCGCAGACAGTGGTGCCGGCGCCGAGCCGCGCACCGAAGACGACCGAACCTGATCAGCCCCGCCTGATCCGACCGAGCTAGAGAAGAGAGAATCATGGCTGTTCCCAAGAGGAAGAAGTCCCGCGCGAACACCCACGCTCGTCGTTCGCAGTGGAAGGCGGAGGTCCCGCCCCTGGTGAAGACCGTCGAGAACGGCAAGACCGTCTACAGCCTCCCGCACCGCGCCAAGGTCGTCGAGGACTCCGCGGGCACCGCGCTGTTCCTCGAGTACAAGGGCCGCAAGGTCGCGAACGTCTGATCCAGTCCCTTCGGCTCCGCGTCGCCCCGCGACACGAGCCGTGCGGTCCATGGTGAACCAGACCTCTGCCTCACCCTCCAGCGACGACCGGTCGCGTCTGGAGGCCACGCTCGGCGTGAGCCTCGACGGTGAGCTCTTCGAGCTCGCCCTGACGCACCGGTCGTTCGCTTTCGAGCACGGCGGCCTCCCGCACAACGAGCGCCTCGAGTTCCTCGGCGACTCGATCCTCGGGCAGGCCGTGACCGTGATGCTCTACACCGAGTACCCCGCGCTGAGCGAGGGCGACCTGGCCAAGCGCCGGGCGAGCCTGGTCTCGACCGTGGCTCTCGCCGAGATCGCCCGCGGCATCGGCCTCGGCGAGCACCTCCGCCTCGGCCGCGGCGAGGAGATGACCGGCGGCCGCGACAAGTCGTCGATCCTCGCGGACACCGTCGAGGCGATCATCGGCGCGGTCTACCTCGGCACCGGTCCGGACGCGGCCCGCGACCTCGTGCTGCGGCTGATCGCCCCGCTGACCGCGGATCCGCTGCGCTTCGGCGTCTCGATGGATCCGAAGACGAGCCTCCAGGAGGCGGCGGCCGAGCGCGGCGCGCCCGCGCCCCGCTACGAGATCGCGGCGACCGGGCCGGACCACAGCAAGGTCTTCGTCGCCACCGTCATCGTCGGCGGGCTGGTCACCGCGCGCGGCGAGGGGACGAGCAAGAAGGCGGCCGAGATGGCCGCCGCTCTCGACGCCTGGACGCGCCTCTCGGCGACGGCACCCGGTGAGCCGGTCGCGCCCGCCGCTCCGATCGAGGGTTGACCGTGCCCGAGCTGCCCGAGGTCGAGGTGGTGCGGGCCGGGCTCGCTCCCGCCGTCACCGGCTCACTGGTGACGAGCGTCGAGATCGTCGACGAGCGCTCGCTCAAGCGCCATGTGCACCCGCTCGGCTCGTTCGAGGGGCTGCTCGTCGGGCGGCGGCTGCGCGGCGCGGTGCGACGCGGCAAGTTCCTCTGGCTGCCGGCCGGTCGCGACGAGGCGCTGCTCGTGCACCTCGGGATGAGCGGGCAGGTGCTGCTGCAGACGGCCGACGCCGCGCTCGCGAAGCTGACCCGCATCCGGATCGGCATCGAGCATCCGGAGCACGGCGAGCTGGCCCTGCACTTCGTGGACCAGCGGATCTTCGGCTCGATGGCGATCGACTCGCTGGCTCCCACCGCGGACGGCGCTCCTGGCGGCTACGCCGGCGACGACGCGGTCGACGGCGACTGGCTGCGGGCAGTGCCCTCTCAGGTCGCGCACATCGCCCGCGATCCACTCGACCCGTTCTTCGACCTCTCGGCCGTCCTCGCCGTGCTGGCCCGCCGGAACAGCGGCATCAAGCGCTCCCTGCTCGATCAGACGCTGGTCAGCGGCATCGGCAACATCTACGCGGACGAATCGCTGTGGGCGGCCGAGCTGCACCCCGAGACGCCGAGCTCGACGCTGACCGAGGCGCGGATCCGCCGCCTGTTCGCCGAAGTCCGCTCGGTGCTCGAGCGCGCGCTGGCCGAGGGCGGCACCAGCTTCGACGCCCAGTACGTCAACGTGAACGGCGCCTCCGGCTACTTCTCGCACAGCCTCAACGCCTACGGGCAGACCGGCAAGCCCTGCCCGCGCTGCGGCGAGCCGATCGTGCGCGTGCCGTTCATGAACCGCTCGTCGCACCTCTGCCCGCACTGCCAGCGGCCGCCGCGCTGAGCGGCTCAGGGGCCGAGAATCGGGAAGAACCGAAGAACGTGCGTCCTCGCTCGCCTTCAGCGAGCAGCGGTGACGACCGCCTCGAGTCGCGGCCGAACCGACTCGGCCATCATGCTGATCTCTCGTTGAGCGATGCCGTTGGCCCGGGCGGACTCCTGCCAGGGCGCCAGCGACTCGGCGATCCGGACCATCCGCTCACGGCCTTCCCTCGCCGAGAGACTGAATCCTTCAGCCAGCGCGATCAGCGCCTCCGCCTCGTCAGGCGGTGCGTCGGCTCCCATGATCGAGGTGGAACGAGCACGCCACGGATCAGGGTTCGGATTCACGTCGAACGCCGGGCTCAGCCTCCACGCGCCGCGCTCAGCGAGGAAGCCGTGATTCCGCAGGTGGTCGTCCGTGTTTCCGAGTGCCACGCTCGCGACGATGCGGTCGAAGAGCTCGTGATGGTCTGCGCGCGGCGAGAAGGAGAGATCGCGGATGGCGTCGGAGAGTTCGGCGTAGTCCCGGTGTTCGCCGTCGGAACCGCTGAGAGCGGTCATCGCGCTGATGTAGCCGATCCGCCGGCCGTCCTCCGTGCGGTCGAACCGGCGCAGGATCAGCACGCTGCGTTCGCCTACGCGGCTGAGTCTCCGGTGGGGCGTTCGAAGACCCGCGCGATCCAGCAGGTCCAGGGCGGTCGATTCCCAGGCCATGACGTCCCATTCGTCGCTTCCATGGGGGAACTTCGCGATCGCCAGCGAGCCGTCCTCGAGGCGCACCGACGCCTTCGGTCGCGCCCCGCCCAGACCGGTCGTCCCCGTGTCGAGAAGCTGCTTGACCGCGCGGCTGGGGTCCTCGTCCGCGGAGACGTCGTCCGCGGCACGCAGGAGCGTCGGCAGGGACAGCAACGGGGGGACCGTCGAGGGCTCCCCGCTGAACGCTGCGCTGCCGGGAAGGCGGTAGCGGAGTGCGCCCTGCCGGGTGTCGTCACTCACGCCGAGAAGGAAGTCGACGTCGTCGAGGCGGCGGGGTGCGCGGTTCTCCTCGCGCGCGCGGATCCGCTCGGCCTTCTCGACGAGGTTGCGTCCCCAGCGGTCGGGGGCGCTGTCGGAGAAGGCGCGGACGAGGCCGGTCTGATGTTGCGAGCCGCTCACGAGTGGCAGCACAGGGTCGATGCTCGTACCTCCGCTTGTGAGGTAGTCGGCGTCGTAGAGGAAGGTCGTGGAGACCTCGCCTCGCGTGCGGGTGAAGTGCGCTCGACCGACCGGCCGGGAGCGGCCGTTCTCGTCGACCAGAACGTCCACGGTGGTCATCGGGCACGTTTCTTCGTCAGACGGCCGGCGCGCAGTCGGCCGATGTCGCTGGCGAGGGGGTCGGTAGCGGCGATGGTCTGATCGAGCACTCCGAGGGCTCGGAGGACCTGAGCGACGCTTCCGAAGCGCACACCGGGGTCACCCGCCTCGATCTTGTGCACTGTCGCGCGAGTGATGCCGGCGCGCTCCGCGACCTGCTGAGCGGTCAGGCCCAGCACCATGCGCCAGCCGCGTACGTTCTCACCGAGCTCTGCGAGCTGCGAGTCGATTCGGTAGCCGGGCATCCTGTTCCTCCAACGCTATGGTCGGAATACTACGCACAACGCTGTGGTGTGCAAAGGAACGTATGCATAACTGGGGAAAGGAAGGCAGGACCCGGCGAGGTCAGGCCGCGGCCTGACGCGGCGGAGCCGGGTCAGGCCGCGGCCTTCTCCTCCGCGGGGGTCGCGTGCTTCACGTGGGCGATGAGGTGGCCGAGGAGCGAGGCGATCAGGGTGATCGCGGCGGCGATGGCGAGGCCGAGCCAGAGGCCGACGTTGAGTGCCAGGGCGCCGACTCCGGCGCCGGCGGCGATCAGGACGACGGCGGTCGCGCGGCGGAACCAGGGCTGGCCCTTGCCGCCACCGAGGCGGGAGTCGGCGGCGAGGCCGGTGATGGTCGAGGTGACGACGACCGTGGTGACGTCCTTGACCGCGATGTGGCGGGCGGTCGCGGCCTGGAGGCCCATCGCGAGGCCCAGCACGCCGGTGACGGTCAGGGCCAGGGGCTCGGGGTGCTCGGGGACGACGCCGAGGACGACGGCGAGCACGGCCATCAGCAGGCCGACGACGGTGAAGAGCCAGGAGGAGCGGGTGGTCCAGCCGGCCTTCACCGGGCGCAGGACGCGGCCGCCGATCGCGGCGCCGAGCATGAAGCCGGCGAGGGCGATGATCGGGCCGACGATCGGGAGGTCGTCGGCGCCGGCGAGCGCCATGCCGAGGATGACCACGTTGCCGGTCATGTTGCCGGTGAAGACCCGGTCGAGGCCGAGGTAGCCGACGGCGTCGATGATGCCGGTCGAGAAGGTCAGGGCGAGCATGAGGCCGAGGTGGACGTTGTCGGTGCGCGTGCGCAGGCGTCGGAACACGGGGGTCCTGTCGTCGGAGGGGTGGGCGGGCACCGTGAGATGCCACTTGTGAGCGCCTCCGTCGGCGTGTCGCGTGCACAAGTGGCATCTCGCGGGAGGGAGCGAGGGTGGTGCGGGGCCGATACTGCCATGGATGCGGCGGGCGGCCGGGACACGAGGGCGCAACACGGCGCCGCTACTGTCGGACGGAGTGCGGGGCGGGCCCGCGCGGAGAGGCGGCCATCGTGCAGGACGTGCAGAGGCGGGACGCGCAGGAGCGGCCTGCGCAGGAGCAGTCGGCGGTGCGGGCGGTGCAGCCCGGGGAGGGACTTCCGGAGGGGGTCGAGTACCTGCCGGCCGGTCCGGGATCGGTGCTGTGGGGGCGGCTGCCCTGCGGGAGCGACCGGGCGGTGCTCACCGTGGACTCCGGTGCGGAGGTCGTCATCGACACGCTGAGCCACGAGGGGGTCCTGGAGGATCAGGGGCGGGATCCCGTCGCGTTCTTCGGGGCGCACGGTGTGGCTCCCGAGGGGGTGCTGCGCGACGCGACCGAGCTCGCCGCGGCCGGGCCCTTCCGCGACACCGCCGTCGACGGGCCGCACGTGGTGACCGGTCCGATCGCGGTGCGCGGCGCGCAGCCCGGCGATCTGCTCCGGATGACGCTGCTCGAGGCCGAGCCGCGCGTCCCGTACGGCGTGATCTCGAACCGGCACGGGCGCGGCGCGCTGCCGGGGGAGTACCCGCTCGCTGCCGGCCCGTTCAGCGCCTTCGCTCGGGTGGAGGAGGGCGCCGACGGCATTCGCCGGGGCGTGCTGCCGCTGACTCCGGGCGGTGAGCGCTCGGCGCGGTTCGAGCTGCACCCGTTCCTCGGGATCATGGGCGTCGCGGTGGCGGGCGACGAGCGGCCGCACTCGGTGCCCCCGGGTGCGCACGGCGGCAACATCGACATCTCGCTGCTGACGGCGGGCACGAGCGTCTATCTGCCGGTGCAGGTGCCGGAGGCCCTCGCCTACGTCGGGGACCCGCACTTCGCGCAGGGCGACGGCGAGGTCGCGCTGACCGCGATGGAGGCGAGCCTGCGGGTGCGGGTGCGCTTCGAGGTGATCCCGCGGGCGGAGGCGCTCGCCGCGTTCGGCGAGATCGCCGGGCCGCTCGGCGAGACGGCCGAGTTCCTGGTGCCGACCGGGATGGACGAGGACCTCGACGTCGCGGTGCAGAACTGCGTGCGCGCGGCGATCGCGCTGCTCCAGGCCCGCTACGGGATGGACGCGAGTCTCGCCTACGCGTACCTCAGTGCCGCGACGGACTTCAACATCTCGCAGGTCGTCGACCTGGTGAAGGGCGTGCACGCCCGCGTGCGGACGGCGGACTTCGATGACTGAGCAGCACGGCCCTGATCCGCGCGTCACGACGCTGGAAGGCGAGCTGCCCGACGGGCTCGTCGACGCGGTGCTCGCCTACGAGGCCGCGCTGGCGGCCGACGACGTGCCGGCGCTCGCCGACGCCTTCGTCCGCGAGCCGACGACGCTGCGCGGCGACGCCTCCGGGCTGCTCGTGGGGCACGAGGCGATCACGGGGTTCCGCGGGCGGCGCGGTGGGACGCCTCCGCGGGCGCTCGCCGAGCTGCACGTGCGGGCCCTCGGGGCGGACGACGCGCTGGTCGTGACGGTGAACCTGCCGGCCCGTGGCGGGCGCGGGCTGGTGACGCAGCTGTGGACACGTGACTCCGGAACCTGGCGGGTGCGCGCCGCGCAGGTGCAGGCGCCCGCGCCGGCGCTCGATGCGCGGGTGTGGCGGGCGGTCGGGGCGCCGCTCGTGCCCGCCTCCGCGTCGGGGCCGCTCGACGGGCTGGACGTGGCGGTGAAGGACCTGTTCGCGATCGAGGGGCAGCGGATCGGCGCGGGGATCCCCGTGCGCCTGACGGAGGCCTCCGTGGAGCGGTCGACCGCGCCCGCTGTCGCGATGCTGCTGGCCGCGGGAGCGTCGGTGCGCGGGATCGCGCAGACCGACGAGTTCGCGTACAGCATCGCGGGCCGGAACTCCGGCTACGGGACGCCGCCGAACCCGGCGGTGCCGGGGGCGATCCCCGGTGGCTCCTCGAGCGGACCCGCGACCGCGGTGTCGCTCGGGCAGGCGGCGGTCGGGCTCGCGACGGACACGGCGGGGTCGATCCGCGTGCCCGCGTCGTACCAGGGGCTCTGGGGGCTGCGGACGACGCACGGAGCGGTGCCGGTCGAGGGGCTGCTGCCGCTCGCGCCGAGCTTCGACACGGTGGGGTGGCTGGCGCGGGATCTCGGGACGCTGCGGAAGGTCGCCGCGGTCGCGCTGACCGGGCCCGCGGAGTCGCCCGCGGATGGGTTCGTCGTCTGCGACGCGCTGCTCGAGCGGGTCGACGCGCCGGTCGCGGCCGCGTTCTCGGCGGTGGTCGACGGGCTCGGGGCCGAGCGGATCGAGCTGCCGCCGCTGGCGGAGATGTTCGAGGCGTTCCGGCTCGTGCAGGCGGCGGAGGCGTGGGCGTCGGACGGTGCCTGGGTCACCGCGCACCCGGGCGTGCTGGCGCCGGACGTGCAGGCGCGGTTCGATGCGGCGGCGCGGATCGACGCGGAGACCGAGGCGGCGGCGCGGGAGCGGGTCGCGGTGTTCCGCGAGCGGCTCGACGAGGCGCTCGGCGGACGGGTGCTGCTGCTGCCGTCGGCGTCGTCGGTCGCGCCGGCGCTCGACGCGTCGGCCGAGGTGATCGATGCGGCTCGGACGGCGACTCTCGGGTTGACCTGTCTCGCGGGGATCGGCGGGTATCCGGCGCTGTCGGCGCCGCGGCTGAGCGTCGGCGGGCGACCGGTGGGGCTGTGCCTGGTCGGTCCGCGCGGGGCGGATCGGGCGCTGCTGGAGCTGGCGGCGGGACTCTCGAGGTAGGCGGGTCTCGATACGCCCGCGATGCGGGCTACTCGACCAGCATGAAGGGCAGCTCATGCTGGTCGAGTAGGCGCCGCAGGCGCCGTATCGAGACCTACCGACGCCGAAACATGGGCGAAACGTGTGTTGCAGTAAGGTCGGAACCTGAAACAGGTGTTTCTGCACGTCCGACTGCGAAGAAGGTGGCTCCCATTCCGACCGCGCCCGCGATCTCGACGTTCCTCCCCATCGACCCGCCGCCCCGGCTGCTGATGGGCCCCGGCCCGATCAACGCCGACCCGCGCGTGCTCCGCGCGATGTCCGCGCAGCTGGTGGGCCAGTACGACCCGTTCATGACCTCGATGATGAACGAGACGCAGGAGCTCTACCGCCGCGTCTTCGCCACCTCGAACGAGAAGACGATGCTGGTCGACGGCACCAGCCGCGCCGGCATCGAGGCCGCGCTCGTCTCGATGCTCGAGCCGGGCGACAGAGTGCTCGTGCCCGTCTTCGGCCGCTTCGGACATCTCCTCCGCGAGATCGCCGAGCGCTGCGGCGCCGAGGTGCACGTGATCGAGGCGGAGTGGGGCCAGGTGTTCCCGGTCTCGGTCATCACCGAGGCGATCGAGCGCGTGCGCCCGAAGGTGCTCGCGGTCGTGCACGGCGACACCTCGACGACGATGGCGCAGCCGCTCGAGGAGCTCGGCGCGGTCTGCGAGAATCACGGCGTGCTGTTCTACACCGACGTCACCGCGTCGCTCGCGGGCAACGCGTTCGGCGCCGACGAGCTCGGCCTCGACGCCGTCTCGGCCGGCCTGCAGAAGTGCCTCGGCGGGC comes from the Rathayibacter festucae DSM 15932 genome and includes:
- a CDS encoding ABC transporter permease, translating into MRSPAATRGVLLGAAGLLLLAVLWEVYKALGPETGVVIQGVTVLPRTSAIAMPHLWEIAGRLAEPITGARDAPVLWLAVLQASAFSLGVAAVGWVVGVVVGLLLAVLMQRFRTAESAVLPWIVLSQTVPLIAIAPLVRRWGSQLELGAFTWENWMSVALIASYLAFFPVSIGALRGLNAPSAHQVELMRVYGVGWWKTLLRLRLPASVPFLLPALRLGAVSAVIGTVVAEVSIGLRGGIGRMIIEFASSAGGDPAKPWAPILGAVLVGLAAAGAVGLIGTALRPFRRGEQPA
- a CDS encoding ABC transporter ATP-binding protein, translating into MSAAEPAVVVDSVTKTFTTKKSTSVTALDTVSLEIAAGEFVSLIGPSGCGKSTLLRLIADLDEPTSGTISVFGKTARQARLDQEYGIAFQQAGLLPWRSIRANIALPLELHGVGATARRSRVDELLALVGLGDFADSYPDQLSGGMQQRVAIARALAESPRLLLMDEPFGALDEMTRERMQTELLRIRSETGAAVVFVTHSIPEAVFLSDRVVVMSPRPGRIRDVLRIALPDSSEREAGVREDAAFFSDVGAVRELLHGDAAAVPRGVENR
- a CDS encoding ABC transporter permease, with product MSSPALARAVVAPLVLGVAALLLWQVGVTALDVQPFVLPSPLAIGAEFAQNAGSVLAGSRVTGGNALIGLVAGAVLAVLVAGVSALVRVFDGLVAAIVAAAAVVPIVALAPVLYTMFGANVETARQLVAALAVFVPVYVNTLRGLRQAAPVHRDLMRAYAASPWQTARTITLPGAVPFFFTGLRIASSLAVISALVAEYFGGPIGGLGKSITSAASGSDYALAYAYVLGAVLVGLVFYCVTAGLEALALRRSHAR
- a CDS encoding ABC transporter substrate-binding protein, which gives rise to MNRRTRIAMTTTAGLAAVGLALTGCSATSDTGSGASGDSGDLTPVTLQLQWVAQAQFAGYYAAVDQGYYEDEGLDVTIAEGGGDIVPQDVLASGDADYAISWVPKVLGSIENGANITDVAQIFERSATTQISFKDKGITSPADLAGKQVGSWGYGNEWELFAGMQKDGVALDDISLVQQQFDMNGFLAGDIDAAQAMTYNEYAQVLESTNPATGELYTPDDLNVISWNDVGTAMLQDAIWADADKLSSDDAYAEQTVAFIKASIKGWIYAKDNPQEAADIVTAAGSTLGTSHQLWMTNEVNKLIWPSTNGVGMIDQAAWDQTVDIAKTTENETGATIISDDPPETAYSNEYVEKALAELADEGVDTSGADYEPIEVTLEEGGA
- a CDS encoding YceD family protein, which produces MTTFKKTPFTVNVRDIVNRPGEMREHRLDLEAPEAFGEGIVAVRQGAPLDLDVRIESVHEGILASVQVSAEAVGECSRCLTDISLPVDVEFQELFAYSSDEAFDYEVHDDHVDLEPLVRDAVVLSLPFQPVCRPDCPGLDPVTGERLAESSVSEPEAPRDSRWAALAGLGESGTGGAAAPGASADSGAGAEPRTEDDRT
- the rpmF gene encoding 50S ribosomal protein L32, whose product is MAVPKRKKSRANTHARRSQWKAEVPPLVKTVENGKTVYSLPHRAKVVEDSAGTALFLEYKGRKVANV
- the rnc gene encoding ribonuclease III — translated: MVNQTSASPSSDDRSRLEATLGVSLDGELFELALTHRSFAFEHGGLPHNERLEFLGDSILGQAVTVMLYTEYPALSEGDLAKRRASLVSTVALAEIARGIGLGEHLRLGRGEEMTGGRDKSSILADTVEAIIGAVYLGTGPDAARDLVLRLIAPLTADPLRFGVSMDPKTSLQEAAAERGAPAPRYEIAATGPDHSKVFVATVIVGGLVTARGEGTSKKAAEMAAALDAWTRLSATAPGEPVAPAAPIEG
- the mutM gene encoding bifunctional DNA-formamidopyrimidine glycosylase/DNA-(apurinic or apyrimidinic site) lyase encodes the protein MPELPEVEVVRAGLAPAVTGSLVTSVEIVDERSLKRHVHPLGSFEGLLVGRRLRGAVRRGKFLWLPAGRDEALLVHLGMSGQVLLQTADAALAKLTRIRIGIEHPEHGELALHFVDQRIFGSMAIDSLAPTADGAPGGYAGDDAVDGDWLRAVPSQVAHIARDPLDPFFDLSAVLAVLARRNSGIKRSLLDQTLVSGIGNIYADESLWAAELHPETPSSTLTEARIRRLFAEVRSVLERALAEGGTSFDAQYVNVNGASGYFSHSLNAYGQTGKPCPRCGEPIVRVPFMNRSSHLCPHCQRPPR
- a CDS encoding type II toxin-antitoxin system HipA family toxin, yielding MTTVDVLVDENGRSRPVGRAHFTRTRGEVSTTFLYDADYLTSGGTSIDPVLPLVSGSQHQTGLVRAFSDSAPDRWGRNLVEKAERIRAREENRAPRRLDDVDFLLGVSDDTRQGALRYRLPGSAAFSGEPSTVPPLLSLPTLLRAADDVSADEDPSRAVKQLLDTGTTGLGGARPKASVRLEDGSLAIAKFPHGSDEWDVMAWESTALDLLDRAGLRTPHRRLSRVGERSVLILRRFDRTEDGRRIGYISAMTALSGSDGEHRDYAELSDAIRDLSFSPRADHHELFDRIVASVALGNTDDHLRNHGFLAERGAWRLSPAFDVNPNPDPWRARSTSIMGADAPPDEAEALIALAEGFSLSAREGRERMVRIAESLAPWQESARANGIAQREISMMAESVRPRLEAVVTAAR
- a CDS encoding helix-turn-helix domain-containing protein; its protein translation is MPGYRIDSQLAELGENVRGWRMVLGLTAQQVAERAGITRATVHKIEAGDPGVRFGSVAQVLRALGVLDQTIAATDPLASDIGRLRAGRLTKKRAR
- a CDS encoding YoaK family protein produces the protein MFRRLRTRTDNVHLGLMLALTFSTGIIDAVGYLGLDRVFTGNMTGNVVILGMALAGADDLPIVGPIIALAGFMLGAAIGGRVLRPVKAGWTTRSSWLFTVVGLLMAVLAVVLGVVPEHPEPLALTVTGVLGLAMGLQAATARHIAVKDVTTVVVTSTITGLAADSRLGGGKGQPWFRRATAVVLIAAGAGVGALALNVGLWLGLAIAAAITLIASLLGHLIAHVKHATPAEEKAAA